The genomic region CCTTGGATTCCTCGGTGACGGCAGGGACGTCCGCCGCAGTGCGTGGTCGTGGGCGGTCGCCGGGTTCCGGTGCGAACGACCACAGCAGCTCCTCCAGCGACAGCTCTGCCTGCATGATCACCCGGGCATTGCCGATCGCGGCGCGGATCTTGGCGCCGTTGCGCACGATCCCCGCGTCCTGCATCAGGCGATCGACGTCTGCGGAGTCGAGTGCGGCGACGTCGGCGATCCGGAAGCCGGCGAAGGCACGACGGAAGTTCTCCCGCTTGCGCAGGATCGTGATCCAGGACAGCCCGGACTGGAAGGCCTCCAGCGACATCCGCTCGAACAGTGCATCGTCCCCGTGCAGGACGACGCCCCACTCCTCGTCGTGGTAGCGACGGTAGTCGTCGGTGCTGTCGCCCCAGGCACAGCGCACCAGCCCCGAGGTGGGCGAGCTCACTTCCGCAGCACGGTGGTCGGAGCGCCGTCCGGGTCGTCGGCCCGCT from Nakamurella sp. A5-74 harbors:
- a CDS encoding DNA-3-methyladenine glycosylase I, producing MSSPTSGLVRCAWGDSTDDYRRYHDEEWGVVLHGDDALFERMSLEAFQSGLSWITILRKRENFRRAFAGFRIADVAALDSADVDRLMQDAGIVRNGAKIRAAIGNARVIMQAELSLEELLWSFAPEPGDRPRPRTAADVPAVTEESKAMAKVLKKLGFAFVGPTTAYALMQATGMVDDHVADCFRATAR